AAAACGCCACGTTATAAGAGCCGTTGTTATAGGATGTGCAGTTGACAACTTTTATGGCAGGACATGAGTTGCTGTCTATGCCCTTTGCCTTGTTGTTTCTTTGCCTATTTGGGCGATTACGGATTTGTTCATTGATTTCTCCTAAATAGATTTTAAAAAAAACGCTTTTTTGTAAAGATAAATAAAAAAAGCAAAATGCTTTGACAAGTTTGACATGAAAGCGCTTTCACCTTATACTATAAATATAATAACATAACAAAAAACATTAGTCAATAATGTTTTTAAAAAATCCTTTGGGAGAATTTTTTAAAAATGACGACAATTTATGACATCGCCAAAATGGCGGGGGTGTCTATTACCACCGTGTCTAGAGTTATAAATAATTCGGGCTATGTGAGCGCCCAAACCAAAAAGCGGGTTTTGGACGCCATTGAAAAATGCAACTACACGCCCAATAAGACGGCGCAAGCCCTGTCGGCGGGCTCAACCTTTAAGCTCATCGGCATTGTTTGCTATAACATAGAAGATATGTATTACGCCAAGGCCGTGGCTGTTTTAGAGCGCGAGCTTAGAAAATACGGCTACGATATTTTGTTAAGCTGCACGGGCGAGAGTTTGGAAGTAAGGCAAAGCTCGGTCAATATGCTCGTCTCCAAGAATGTGGACGCCATAATCTTTATAGGCTCGGTTTTCGTGGGAAAGACCGAGGATGTTATTTTAGACGCCTCAAGCATACTGCCGGTGTTTTTGATTAACGCCTATATCAAACATCAAAATATATATTGCGCTTTTTGCGACGAGCGCGAGGCTATAAAACATTGCGTTTTGCAAGCCCATAAAAAAGGACATAAAAACATCTTGTTTATGTATGATGTGGACACTTACGGCAGCCAAAAAAAATTGCAAGGCTTTTGCGAGGGCGTGAAAGAATGCACTCTCAATCTAGACGAAAGATATATTATAA
The DNA window shown above is from Clostridiales bacterium and carries:
- a CDS encoding LacI family transcriptional regulator, coding for MTTIYDIAKMAGVSITTVSRVINNSGYVSAQTKKRVLDAIEKCNYTPNKTAQALSAGSTFKLIGIVCYNIEDMYYAKAVAVLERELRKYGYDILLSCTGESLEVRQSSVNMLVSKNVDAIIFIGSVFVGKTEDVILDASSILPVFLINAYIKHQNIYCAFCDEREAIKHCVLQAHKKGHKNILFMYDVDTYGSQKKLQGFCEGVKECTLNLDERYIIRCSPDIEDAADAFWGRYKSLPIDAVVCANDVLAAGALIAAQKNNILVPQKLSIIGYNNSLLARCVHPALTSLENNVEKLSVFTAQNINRYFSGEDAITKYQIDFELVIRDTFR